In Methermicoccus shengliensis DSM 18856, a single genomic region encodes these proteins:
- a CDS encoding secondary thiamine-phosphate synthase enzyme YjbQ, protein MGIHTIGIESTGEVQLIDITPQVEALCSHIQEGVCVVFTRHTTSAIVVNENEEGLKRDFISTLDTLIPKDRGYAHDRIDDNAHSHLKAMLLPTSVSIPVHDGKLMLGTWQRVFFVELDGPRSRRVLVSIIRAA, encoded by the coding sequence ATGGGCATACACACCATCGGGATAGAGAGCACGGGAGAGGTACAGCTGATAGACATCACCCCTCAGGTGGAGGCGCTGTGCAGCCACATACAGGAGGGGGTGTGCGTGGTGTTCACCCGACACACCACCTCTGCCATCGTGGTCAATGAGAACGAGGAAGGGCTAAAGAGAGACTTCATCAGCACCCTCGATACACTGATACCAAAGGACAGAGGATACGCACACGACCGCATAGACGACAACGCCCACTCGCACCTGAAAGCGATGCTTCTGCCCACGAGCGTGAGTATTCCAGTGCACGATGGAAAGCTGATGCTGGGCACATGGCAGAGGGTGTTCTTTGTGGAGCTGGACGGTCCAAGGAGCCGAAGGGTGCTCGTGAGCATCATCAGAGCCGCGTGA
- a CDS encoding orotate phosphoribosyltransferase-like protein translates to MGRIDELVERAVLLREKGLSVGQIADELNISKDTATWLLTRPKGGVVAPKDISVDWSAIGESSYRLSLMCEALSDLVQEGISEDGDVEVVVGISLSGVPIGAMVADALGCKLAVYTPKKQFEDGKKIEGAFSRNFADVSGKTCVVVDDVITSGTTMEEMVDELRRVGAKPIAIAVLIDKRGLDAVDDVPVLSLVRITRL, encoded by the coding sequence ATGGGGAGGATAGACGAGCTGGTTGAGAGGGCAGTGCTCCTGCGCGAAAAGGGGCTTTCGGTTGGGCAGATTGCCGATGAGCTCAACATCTCGAAGGATACGGCGACGTGGCTGCTCACCCGCCCAAAGGGGGGCGTGGTTGCCCCAAAGGACATCTCGGTGGATTGGAGTGCCATCGGAGAGAGCTCATACAGGCTCTCGCTGATGTGCGAGGCCCTTTCTGACCTCGTTCAGGAAGGCATTTCGGAGGATGGCGATGTGGAGGTCGTGGTGGGCATATCGCTAAGCGGCGTGCCCATAGGGGCAATGGTGGCAGATGCTCTTGGATGCAAGCTTGCGGTATACACTCCCAAGAAGCAGTTTGAGGATGGCAAGAAGATAGAGGGGGCGTTCAGCCGCAACTTTGCGGACGTGAGCGGCAAGACCTGTGTGGTCGTGGACGATGTAATCACCAGCGGCACCACGATGGAAGAGATGGTGGACGAGCTCAGGCGAGTGGGTGCCAAGCCCATCGCGATAGCCGTTCTCATAGACAAGCGTGGGCTGGACGCTGTGGATGACGTGCCAGTCCTCTCGCTGGTGAGAATCACGCGGCTCTGA
- a CDS encoding carboxymuconolactone decarboxylase family protein codes for MVVDVAGGAEEVRRVKGFMPRAIAYAEKMDEGLGDALSSLYIEVWSEGDIPMKYKHLMAFAIAASNNNIESALKIVERLVKLGATRQEIIETLKLVMWTSGVQVFTDVAGPVMKELEKYGL; via the coding sequence ATGGTGGTCGATGTGGCTGGAGGCGCTGAAGAGGTAAGACGCGTGAAGGGCTTTATGCCAAGGGCGATTGCTTATGCCGAAAAGATGGATGAGGGGCTGGGCGATGCCCTCTCTTCACTGTACATCGAGGTATGGAGTGAGGGGGACATCCCCATGAAGTACAAGCACCTCATGGCGTTCGCCATCGCGGCATCCAATAACAACATCGAGAGCGCTCTGAAGATTGTGGAGCGGCTCGTCAAGCTCGGTGCCACGAGGCAGGAGATAATCGAAACGCTAAAGCTCGTTATGTGGACATCTGGAGTGCAGGTGTTCACGGACGTGGCAGGTCCCGTGATGAAGGAGCTTGAGAAGTACGGGCTTTGA
- a CDS encoding KH domain-containing protein, whose amino-acid sequence MKIPAERIAVLIGEKGSTKRLIEERVGATLHVDSKTGEVEIVNISDPIEAMRAMDVVRAIGRGFSPERALTLLDDEMLYFDSIDLSEVESSPKGQKRLAGRIIGKNGRMREAIEANTHVMLSVYGKTVSMIGYADQIEVARRAIGMLLDGAPHSAVYRFLERKRPEIERHEIERF is encoded by the coding sequence ATGAAGATACCCGCCGAGCGCATTGCCGTGCTCATAGGGGAAAAGGGCAGCACGAAGCGGCTTATCGAGGAGCGAGTGGGTGCAACGCTGCATGTGGACTCGAAGACCGGAGAGGTGGAGATAGTGAACATCTCTGACCCCATTGAGGCGATGCGGGCGATGGATGTGGTAAGGGCGATAGGAAGGGGCTTTTCTCCAGAGAGGGCGTTGACCCTCCTGGACGATGAGATGCTCTACTTCGACTCCATCGACCTCTCGGAGGTGGAGTCATCCCCAAAGGGCCAAAAGAGGCTCGCTGGCAGGATTATCGGAAAGAATGGGAGGATGAGGGAGGCAATCGAAGCCAATACCCACGTGATGCTCTCGGTGTATGGCAAGACTGTGAGCATGATTGGCTATGCGGACCAGATAGAGGTGGCACGCAGGGCCATCGGCATGCTGCTGGACGGAGCTCCCCACAGTGCAGTGTACAGGTTTCTCGAGAGAAAACGCCCTGAGATAGAGCGCCACGAGATTGAGAGGTTTTAG
- a CDS encoding serine protein kinase RIO, with amino-acid sequence MRGKRDGLSKDRMVRMDRVLDELRIRRKDSDALKVESEVLDTQTLMGLYRLSARGKLDALGGVINAGKEANVFFARRDGRDMAVKIYMITTSNFNAMKDYILADRRFAGIKRDKRHIIFAWARKEYKNLQSAARVGVRVPEVYDCYQNILTMEFLGKDEVPHPQLKDVPLTEQEAKGVVETLLEYVSLLYHRAKLVHGDLSEYNVLIDPETLEPIIIDMAQGVLTDHPRAGELLERDVENIVRYATRQGLGYSVDECLRRVREDGA; translated from the coding sequence ATGAGGGGCAAGAGAGACGGGCTTTCCAAGGACCGTATGGTGAGGATGGATAGGGTGCTAGATGAGCTGAGGATAAGGAGAAAGGACTCCGATGCCCTTAAAGTGGAGAGCGAGGTGCTCGATACCCAGACGCTGATGGGACTGTACAGGCTCTCTGCCAGGGGAAAGCTCGATGCCCTCGGTGGCGTCATCAACGCTGGCAAGGAGGCAAATGTGTTTTTTGCACGGCGAGATGGGAGAGATATGGCGGTAAAGATATACATGATTACCACGAGCAACTTCAACGCCATGAAGGACTACATCCTCGCAGACAGGCGGTTTGCGGGCATCAAGCGGGACAAGCGGCACATCATATTCGCGTGGGCGAGAAAGGAGTACAAAAACCTCCAGAGCGCTGCCAGAGTGGGTGTTAGGGTGCCAGAGGTGTATGACTGCTACCAGAACATACTCACAATGGAGTTTCTGGGAAAAGATGAGGTACCCCATCCTCAGCTCAAGGATGTTCCTCTCACAGAGCAGGAGGCTAAGGGCGTGGTGGAAACGCTGCTCGAGTATGTGTCCCTTCTCTACCACAGGGCAAAGCTGGTGCATGGCGACCTCAGCGAGTACAATGTGCTGATTGACCCAGAGACCCTCGAGCCCATCATCATCGACATGGCGCAGGGCGTGCTAACAGACCACCCCCGCGCAGGGGAACTGCTCGAAAGGGATGTGGAAAACATCGTGAGATATGCCACACGGCAGGGTCTGGGCTACAGTGTGGACGAGTGTCTTCGCAGAGTGAGGGAGGATGGAGCATGA
- the eif1A gene encoding translation initiation factor eIF-1A, which yields MKRKNDDVHEELQRVRIPRKGEGEILAIVESMLGSNRVMLKCMDGKMRMGRIPGKMKKRIWVREGDLVIAVPWSFQDEKADIVWRYTGPQVDWLQRMGYMR from the coding sequence CTGAAGAGGAAGAACGATGATGTTCATGAGGAGCTGCAGAGGGTACGCATACCCAGAAAGGGGGAGGGAGAGATACTCGCCATAGTGGAGAGCATGCTCGGCTCCAACAGGGTGATGCTCAAGTGTATGGATGGCAAGATGCGGATGGGAAGAATTCCGGGAAAGATGAAGAAGAGGATATGGGTGCGTGAGGGAGACCTCGTCATTGCGGTGCCATGGTCATTTCAGGACGAGAAGGCAGACATCGTGTGGCGATACACGGGCCCACAGGTGGACTGGCTACAGAGAATGGGCTACATGAGATAG
- a CDS encoding sulfide-dependent adenosine diphosphate thiazole synthase, giving the protein MSEGVFYPAGEAQITRAIVDEFTQMLSECIENDVIVVGAGPSGLVAAMELAKERVDVLVLEANNYLGGGFWLGGYLMNKVTIRAPAHELLADIGVPLKQHTEGVYVADGPHACSKLIAAMCEAGAKVLNMTRFDDPVLRNGRVEGCVVNWSPVASLPRQISCVDPVALEAKVVIDATGHDAAVARTLSEKGLLEMAGTGAMWVQQSEDAVVEYTREIFPGLIATGMAVSTVFGLPRMGPTFGSMLLSGKRAAEVALDMLNSRALRTQQH; this is encoded by the coding sequence ATGTCAGAAGGTGTGTTCTATCCAGCGGGCGAGGCACAGATCACGAGGGCAATCGTGGACGAGTTCACACAGATGCTCTCCGAATGCATAGAGAATGATGTCATCGTTGTGGGAGCGGGGCCCAGCGGGCTGGTTGCAGCCATGGAGCTTGCAAAGGAAAGGGTGGATGTGCTCGTTCTCGAGGCGAACAACTACCTCGGTGGTGGCTTCTGGCTCGGGGGATATCTCATGAATAAGGTGACGATAAGGGCACCAGCCCACGAGCTCCTCGCCGACATTGGCGTGCCCCTGAAGCAGCACACTGAGGGTGTGTATGTGGCAGATGGGCCTCATGCATGCTCAAAGCTCATAGCTGCGATGTGTGAGGCGGGCGCCAAGGTGCTCAACATGACGAGATTTGATGACCCTGTGCTGAGGAATGGGAGGGTGGAGGGCTGTGTGGTCAACTGGAGCCCTGTGGCCAGCCTTCCAAGACAGATTAGCTGCGTCGACCCCGTGGCCCTCGAGGCGAAGGTGGTGATAGACGCCACAGGGCACGATGCCGCCGTGGCCCGCACGCTCTCGGAGAAGGGGCTCCTCGAGATGGCGGGCACTGGAGCGATGTGGGTGCAGCAGTCCGAGGATGCGGTGGTGGAGTACACTCGGGAGATATTCCCGGGGCTGATAGCCACGGGCATGGCGGTGTCCACAGTGTTCGGACTTCCAAGAATGGGGCCCACATTCGGAAGCATGCTGCTCTCAGGAAAAAGGGCTGCAGAGGTCGCACTGGACATGCTGAATAGCAGAGCCCTCAGGACCCAGCAGCACTAA
- a CDS encoding 6-pyruvoyl trahydropterin synthase family protein — protein MSVFVELDGWRAKLRFSACHFIPGHPTCGCLHGHTFAVSVRLSGEPRGEFVIDFIELKGMVRSICDSLDHRILIAANDPRLDITLGERECEVVVRDTKKRYVLPRDDVVVLPLNSVSSEALCTHIARLLKERLSHMPNITELSVRVDEGLGQGAGCTLRMD, from the coding sequence ATGAGCGTGTTCGTGGAGCTCGATGGCTGGAGGGCAAAGCTCAGGTTCTCTGCATGCCACTTCATCCCTGGCCATCCCACGTGCGGGTGTCTTCATGGCCATACGTTCGCCGTGAGTGTTAGGCTGTCGGGGGAGCCGCGAGGCGAGTTTGTGATAGACTTCATTGAGCTGAAAGGCATGGTGCGAAGCATATGCGACTCTCTCGACCACAGGATTCTCATAGCCGCCAACGACCCCAGGCTGGACATCACGCTCGGGGAGCGAGAGTGCGAGGTGGTGGTTCGGGATACCAAAAAGCGCTATGTGCTGCCAAGGGATGACGTGGTAGTGCTACCCCTGAACTCGGTGAGCTCTGAGGCGCTGTGCACCCACATCGCCAGGCTGCTCAAAGAGAGGCTGTCCCACATGCCCAATATCACAGAGCTTTCGGTGAGGGTGGACGAGGGGTTGGGACAGGGTGCGGGATGCACCCTGAGGATGGATTAG
- a CDS encoding proteasome assembly chaperone family protein: MTTIIKTIKQISPQSSILIEGLPGVGHVGKLVAEHMVDELKAEHVLEITSHHFPPQVLVQEDCTVRLVKNDLYYKHVDGKDLLILVGDYQSTTAEGHYEICNLVLDIAQQMNVRRIYTLGGYGVGQLVEDEVVLGAMNDVSLRDELEAAGVEFKPGEPPGGIVGISGLMLGLAMERHIPAACLMGVTSGYMVDPKSARAVLRVLTKLLGIEMSMGELDARAKEMEMIVAKVREMEQAQIPPELTPRNDELRYIG; this comes from the coding sequence ATGACCACAATCATAAAGACAATCAAACAGATATCTCCCCAAAGCTCCATCCTGATAGAGGGGCTGCCAGGGGTTGGACACGTGGGCAAGCTCGTCGCAGAGCACATGGTGGACGAGCTCAAGGCCGAGCACGTGCTGGAGATTACCTCCCATCACTTCCCGCCACAGGTGCTCGTGCAGGAGGACTGCACCGTGAGGCTGGTGAAGAACGACCTATACTACAAGCACGTGGATGGCAAGGATTTGCTCATACTGGTGGGGGACTACCAGAGCACCACTGCCGAGGGGCACTACGAGATATGCAACCTCGTGCTCGACATCGCCCAGCAGATGAATGTGAGGAGGATATACACCCTCGGTGGGTATGGCGTGGGACAGCTCGTGGAGGACGAGGTGGTGCTCGGCGCCATGAATGACGTCTCCTTACGGGACGAGCTGGAGGCCGCTGGTGTGGAGTTCAAGCCCGGAGAGCCACCGGGAGGCATTGTGGGCATTTCTGGCCTGATGCTCGGGCTTGCGATGGAGAGGCACATACCAGCTGCGTGTCTCATGGGCGTGACCTCTGGCTATATGGTGGACCCCAAGAGCGCCAGAGCAGTGCTCAGGGTGCTCACCAAGCTGCTTGGCATAGAGATGAGCATGGGGGAGCTCGATGCGAGGGCAAAGGAGATGGAGATGATCGTGGCCAAGGTCAGGGAGATGGAGCAGGCGCAGATTCCCCCAGAGCTTACGCCGAGGAACGACGAGCTGAGGTACATCGGATGA
- a CDS encoding RNA-protein complex protein Nop10, producing MRSKILRCPACGRYTLKEMCPVCGTATASSRPARFSPQDRYGRYRRMLLKEAHSREL from the coding sequence ATGAGGTCCAAGATACTGAGGTGTCCAGCGTGTGGGCGCTATACCCTGAAGGAGATGTGTCCCGTGTGCGGTACAGCCACCGCTTCTTCCAGACCAGCGAGGTTCTCCCCACAGGACAGGTATGGCAGATACAGAAGGATGCTTCTCAAAGAGGCACACTCAAGGGAGCTCTGA
- a CDS encoding translation initiation factor IF-2 subunit alpha, whose product MEEEYWPEPGEFVVCTVKKVADFGAFVELEEYGGKEGFIHISEVASGWVKYIRDHVREQQKVVCKVLHVDRHKRHIDLSLKDVNEHQRRTKIQEWKNELKAEKWLSFFAEEHSLSDEEVSRLKALLREKFGLLYLAFEEVALRGPEALVEVGVPKEYAQGIAPVAAENIKAPQVNITGYLDLSSDAPDGVNIIKRALDECLKVEEGGVSLELTYVGAPRYRVKVIAPNYKLAENVLRRATKRAIDYIVAEGGSGKFMRYNEPA is encoded by the coding sequence ATGGAGGAGGAATACTGGCCAGAGCCTGGCGAGTTTGTGGTGTGCACCGTAAAGAAGGTGGCAGACTTTGGAGCGTTCGTGGAGCTCGAGGAGTACGGAGGCAAGGAGGGATTCATCCACATATCAGAGGTCGCCTCTGGATGGGTGAAGTACATCAGGGATCACGTGAGAGAGCAGCAAAAGGTCGTGTGCAAGGTGCTCCACGTGGACAGGCACAAGCGCCACATAGACCTGTCCTTAAAGGACGTCAACGAGCATCAGCGCCGCACCAAGATACAGGAGTGGAAGAACGAGCTGAAGGCAGAGAAATGGCTCTCGTTCTTTGCAGAAGAGCACTCCCTCTCAGATGAGGAGGTCTCAAGGCTCAAGGCTCTCTTGAGGGAAAAGTTTGGTCTGCTGTATCTGGCGTTTGAGGAGGTAGCTCTCAGGGGACCAGAGGCGCTGGTGGAGGTGGGCGTTCCAAAGGAGTATGCACAGGGCATAGCCCCCGTGGCTGCAGAGAACATCAAGGCACCACAGGTAAATATCACGGGCTACCTCGACCTCTCCTCGGATGCCCCGGACGGGGTGAACATCATCAAGCGAGCCCTCGACGAATGTCTCAAGGTGGAGGAGGGTGGAGTCTCGCTGGAGCTCACGTATGTGGGAGCTCCAAGATACCGTGTGAAGGTGATAGCCCCGAACTACAAGCTCGCCGAGAATGTGCTCAGAAGGGCGACAAAGAGGGCGATCGACTACATTGTGGCTGAGGGCGGAAGTGGTAAGTTCATGCGCTACAATGAGCCTGCGTGA
- a CDS encoding 30S ribosomal protein S27e: MSAGPRSRFLKVKCVDCENEMIVFGSASTVVRCSVCGRTLVEPTGGKADIKTTIVEVLE; the protein is encoded by the coding sequence ATGAGCGCAGGGCCCAGGAGCAGGTTTCTCAAGGTCAAGTGTGTGGACTGCGAAAACGAGATGATAGTGTTTGGCAGCGCCAGCACCGTCGTCAGGTGCTCGGTGTGCGGAAGGACGCTCGTGGAGCCAACGGGCGGCAAGGCAGACATCAAGACCACCATCGTCGAGGTACTGGAGTGA
- a CDS encoding 50S ribosomal protein L44e, with translation MKMPKIINTHCPSCRRHTEHTVEKVKKGQPSPFTRIVRQKQRQQGIGNAGKFSKVPGGDKPTKRVYLRYRCKECGKAHQREGFRVKRFELV, from the coding sequence ATGAAGATGCCCAAGATAATAAACACACACTGCCCCTCGTGCAGAAGGCACACAGAGCACACTGTGGAGAAGGTAAAAAAGGGTCAACCCTCGCCGTTCACGCGCATTGTCAGGCAAAAGCAAAGACAGCAGGGCATAGGCAATGCTGGCAAGTTCTCCAAGGTCCCTGGAGGAGATAAACCCACGAAGAGGGTTTATCTCAGGTACAGGTGCAAGGAGTGCGGCAAGGCCCACCAGAGGGAGGGCTTTCGGGTAAAGAGATTCGAGCTGGTGTGA
- a CDS encoding TatD family hydrolase produces MQHIPITDNHIHLSPRGLGVEAMRQFERAGGTHAIVVCLPSWTMGVKIEKASDFRRVWEPTLRLVEQTNATTCVRAHAVLGVHPAELPPLAERMGLERAVDIIKGGLELAALCVEEGLAVGIKSGRPHWQVSDEMWEASCALMRHAMELARDVRCPVQLHTELSPRCLEDVGSMAREVGLPPHRVIKHYSHPHIDDFRRAGVFPSVLCIKGAVETAVQQGSDFFMETDYIDDPSRPGAVLGPKTVPRRTLALLEGNEELFWRVHVDNVERTYEIEVDG; encoded by the coding sequence ATGCAACACATCCCCATCACAGACAACCACATCCACCTGTCCCCAAGGGGGCTTGGAGTGGAGGCGATGAGGCAGTTCGAGCGTGCGGGTGGAACGCACGCCATCGTGGTGTGCCTTCCATCGTGGACGATGGGCGTGAAGATAGAGAAAGCCAGCGACTTCAGGAGGGTGTGGGAGCCCACCCTACGGCTGGTCGAGCAGACCAACGCCACCACGTGTGTGCGGGCACATGCCGTGCTCGGAGTGCATCCAGCAGAGCTGCCCCCCCTCGCAGAGCGCATGGGCCTTGAGAGGGCTGTGGACATCATCAAAGGGGGGCTCGAGCTTGCAGCGCTGTGCGTGGAGGAGGGGCTTGCGGTGGGCATAAAGAGCGGAAGACCGCACTGGCAGGTGAGCGATGAGATGTGGGAGGCCTCGTGCGCACTGATGAGGCATGCGATGGAACTCGCAAGAGATGTGAGGTGTCCTGTGCAGCTGCACACCGAGTTGAGCCCCCGGTGCCTTGAGGATGTGGGCTCGATGGCGAGAGAGGTGGGGCTCCCTCCCCACAGGGTGATAAAACATTACTCACACCCCCACATAGACGACTTCCGAAGGGCAGGAGTGTTTCCCAGCGTGCTGTGTATCAAGGGGGCGGTCGAGACAGCTGTCCAGCAGGGAAGCGACTTCTTCATGGAAACCGACTACATCGACGACCCATCGAGGCCGGGGGCAGTGCTCGGACCAAAGACTGTGCCAAGACGCACCCTTGCGCTGCTCGAGGGAAATGAGGAGCTGTTCTGGAGAGTGCACGTGGACAACGTGGAGAGGACATATGAGATAGAGGTGGACGGGTGA
- the hsp20 gene encoding archaeal heat shock protein Hsp20 has protein sequence MVRRRPFRGFFRDWFEDFDIFDEMDRMMEDMMERMWSRTVEWGEPIVYGFSMEIGPDGVPRVQHFGNVRPTGRGIVESGVREPFTSTMVDENENVLKVTVEMPGVSKENISLSATENSLTIEAKSDDGKRKYYKELTDLPTVDPDSAEAVYNNGVLDVTLKLREAPKEKGKSIQIK, from the coding sequence ATGGTGAGGAGGAGACCGTTCAGGGGGTTCTTCAGAGACTGGTTCGAGGATTTCGACATCTTCGATGAGATGGACCGCATGATGGAGGACATGATGGAGAGGATGTGGTCAAGGACTGTGGAGTGGGGTGAGCCCATAGTGTATGGATTCTCCATGGAGATTGGCCCAGACGGTGTGCCAAGAGTGCAGCACTTTGGCAACGTGAGACCCACGGGCAGGGGCATCGTCGAAAGCGGTGTGAGAGAGCCGTTCACGAGCACGATGGTGGACGAGAACGAGAACGTGCTCAAGGTCACGGTGGAGATGCCCGGCGTGAGCAAGGAGAACATATCACTCTCTGCCACTGAGAACAGCCTCACGATAGAGGCAAAGAGCGATGATGGCAAGAGAAAGTACTACAAGGAGCTTACCGACCTGCCGACAGTAGACCCAGACAGCGCAGAGGCAGTGTACAACAACGGTGTGCTTGATGTGACTCTCAAGCTGAGGGAAGCTCCCAAGGAGAAGGGCAAGAGCATCCAGATCAAGTGA
- a CDS encoding CDC48 family AAA ATPase, translating into MDTQEMYVKVAEAKPQDAGRGLIRLDPLVAKELGIRSGDVVRLTGRKKTAAIAWPGYPEDAGKGIIRMDGATRRNAGCSIDDKVKVKKIEAKHAQKVMLAPTEPLRIMGGEQYLSQILEGRVMMRGDVIELNIMGRKIELVVTGHQPPAEAVIMSYSTEVVLSEKPAKEEEVRKIPAITYEDIGGLEDEIKKVREMIELPLKHPELFERLGIEPPKGVLLYGPPGTGKTLIAKAVANEAGAHFISLSGPEIMSKFYGESEQRLRDIFEEAQQNAPSIVFMDELDSIAPKREEVTGEVERRVVAQLLALMDGLEERGKVVVIGATNRPNALDPALRRPGRFDREIEIGVPDKEGRLEILQIHTRGMPLSEDVDLEKLAEMCHGYVGADLAALAKEAGIRALRRVIPEIDLEGETVPAEVLNKLTVTWDDFYEAYKELQPSAMREVLIEKPNVRWTDIGGLDDAKQELIEVVEWPLKYGRLYERLKTKIPKGIMLYGPPGTGKTLLAKAVAAESESNFISVKGPEFLSKWVGESEKAVRETFRKARQAAPCVVFFDELDAITPTRGGGFGDSHVTERVISQMLTELDGIEELNDVVVIGATNRPDIIDPALLRPGRFDRMIYVPPPDESARRQIFEIHTRGVPLAEDVDFEKLVNQTEGYTGADIAAVCTEAKMLAIREAIEAGKTSEEDVKDLKVAMKHFTEALEKVRPIPKDELERYMKIAEGFRQT; encoded by the coding sequence ATGGACACGCAGGAGATGTATGTTAAGGTAGCTGAGGCTAAACCTCAGGATGCGGGCAGGGGCCTGATAAGGCTCGACCCGTTGGTGGCAAAGGAGCTTGGTATACGGTCTGGAGATGTGGTCAGGCTCACTGGAAGAAAGAAGACCGCGGCCATCGCATGGCCAGGCTACCCCGAAGATGCCGGAAAGGGCATCATCCGGATGGACGGGGCAACGAGAAGGAACGCCGGATGCAGCATAGACGACAAGGTGAAGGTCAAGAAGATTGAGGCAAAGCATGCCCAGAAGGTGATGCTCGCGCCCACAGAGCCGCTGCGCATAATGGGTGGAGAGCAGTACCTGTCCCAGATTCTCGAGGGCAGGGTGATGATGCGTGGTGATGTGATAGAGCTCAACATCATGGGCAGAAAGATAGAGCTCGTGGTCACTGGGCATCAGCCGCCAGCCGAGGCGGTAATCATGAGCTACTCCACAGAGGTTGTGCTCTCTGAAAAGCCAGCCAAGGAGGAAGAGGTCAGGAAGATTCCTGCCATCACGTATGAGGACATCGGTGGCCTTGAGGACGAGATAAAGAAGGTGCGCGAGATGATAGAGCTCCCGCTCAAGCACCCAGAGCTGTTCGAGCGGCTCGGCATAGAGCCTCCAAAGGGTGTGCTGCTTTATGGCCCGCCAGGCACCGGCAAGACCCTGATAGCCAAGGCGGTCGCCAACGAGGCGGGTGCGCACTTCATATCATTGAGCGGACCAGAGATAATGAGCAAGTTCTATGGAGAGAGCGAGCAGAGGCTCAGGGACATCTTCGAGGAGGCTCAGCAGAATGCCCCCTCCATCGTGTTCATGGACGAGCTGGACTCCATCGCCCCAAAGCGTGAGGAGGTCACGGGCGAGGTGGAGCGGCGCGTGGTGGCGCAGCTGCTCGCCCTGATGGATGGGCTCGAGGAGAGGGGTAAGGTGGTGGTCATCGGAGCCACCAACCGCCCCAACGCCCTCGACCCGGCTCTCAGAAGACCGGGCAGGTTCGACAGAGAGATTGAGATTGGCGTGCCCGACAAGGAGGGCAGGCTCGAGATACTCCAGATTCACACGAGGGGAATGCCGCTCTCGGAGGACGTTGACCTCGAAAAGCTCGCAGAGATGTGCCACGGATACGTGGGTGCAGACCTTGCGGCCCTTGCCAAGGAGGCGGGCATCCGTGCGCTGCGCAGGGTGATACCAGAGATTGACCTCGAGGGGGAGACAGTACCGGCAGAGGTGCTCAACAAGCTGACGGTCACGTGGGACGACTTCTATGAGGCATATAAGGAGCTGCAACCCTCTGCGATGAGGGAGGTGCTCATCGAGAAGCCAAACGTGCGCTGGACAGACATCGGTGGGCTGGATGATGCCAAGCAGGAGCTCATAGAGGTAGTGGAGTGGCCGTTGAAGTACGGAAGGCTGTATGAACGTCTGAAGACGAAGATTCCCAAGGGCATAATGCTCTATGGGCCCCCCGGCACCGGCAAGACGCTGCTCGCCAAGGCGGTGGCTGCCGAGAGCGAGAGCAACTTCATCAGCGTGAAGGGGCCAGAGTTCCTGTCCAAGTGGGTAGGCGAGAGCGAGAAGGCGGTGAGAGAGACCTTCAGAAAGGCAAGACAGGCTGCTCCGTGCGTGGTGTTCTTCGATGAGCTGGACGCCATCACACCCACGAGGGGCGGTGGCTTTGGGGACTCTCACGTGACCGAGAGGGTGATTTCCCAGATGCTCACTGAGCTCGATGGCATCGAGGAGCTCAACGACGTGGTGGTCATCGGAGCCACCAACCGCCCAGACATCATCGACCCAGCACTGCTGAGGCCTGGAAGGTTCGACCGCATGATATACGTACCTCCGCCAGATGAGAGCGCCAGAAGGCAGATATTCGAGATACACACACGGGGTGTGCCCCTCGCCGAGGATGTGGACTTCGAGAAGCTCGTGAATCAGACAGAGGGATACACGGGTGCGGATATAGCGGCGGTGTGCACCGAGGCGAAGATGCTCGCCATCCGAGAGGCGATAGAGGCAGGAAAGACGTCAGAGGAGGATGTGAAGGACCTCAAGGTGGCAATGAAGCATTTCACAGAGGCGCTGGAGAAGGTAAGGCCCATCCCCAAGGATGAGCTGGAGAGGTACATGAAGATAGCGGAGGGGTTCAGGCAAACCTGA